One Echeneis naucrates chromosome 16, fEcheNa1.1, whole genome shotgun sequence DNA window includes the following coding sequences:
- the ppp6r3 gene encoding serine/threonine-protein phosphatase 6 regulatory subunit 3 isoform X2: MFWKFDLHTTSHIDTLLEKEDVTLTEVMDEDDVLQECKAQNHKLVDFLLRPQCMEDLVTFITQEPSTDVEEKVKYKYPNISCELLTSDVSQINDRLGEDEKLLMKLYGFLQNVPPLNPLLASFFSKVLSILIGRKPEQIVDFLRKREDFVDLMIKHIGTSAIMDLLLRMLTCIEPQQLRQDVLNWLNEEKVIQRLVDMVQPSQDEDRHSNASQSLCEIIRLSRDQMFQVQGCSEPDPLLATLEKQETVEQLLSNIFDKEKNESAIVSVIQILLTLFETRRPAFEGHMECPPGMSHPSFSVNHSILEAVRPRLKDFHQLLLEPPKKNVMKTTWGVLDPPVGNTRLNVVRLVASLLQSNTHSINTELINLNTLEVILDMYFKYIWNNFLHIQVEICTAMILAMPPAPTDVQPNTEQEHTRESILIKHLFQKCQFIQRIVDAWSSNEKEQAEGGRRRGYMGHLTRIANSIVHNCDKGPNGPQIQQLISELPAEDREKWEAFISGQLADTNKRNTVDLVNTHHIHSSSDDEVDFKDSGFHQDSSLQQAFSDYQMQQMTSNFIEQFGFNDEEFADQDDVVDIPFDRISDINFSLNTNESANIALFEARCKEKIQQFEDAGSDEDDIWDEKDVPFAPETQRRPRSSGSTDSEESTDSEEEDGKRDPFESSNPSTDDRMEVDTGPVWTANFDDIPMDTGTSAPPPSNPAASSPFSSSTSTTDALSEATWNTSPAANSNSETGWADFSNFTPVSPKDPLRCNSPVAMETSIGTMDPLGVNAPMQPEDCDGWLGSSVACSSISSKDCGRSKAEQEMACCEQRSITETVINGCMKETVSLTVDAKTETAVFKSDEENIASSEKYSLVECVDLERTGINCLATACSTKTGDKCRSTVELPNGPLEETSPLEEAKPDQSVGSSEPAVNGPA; encoded by the exons ATGTTTTGGAAATTTGACCTTCACACCACATCCCACATCGACACATTGCTAGAGAAGGAGGATGTGACGCTGACAGAGGTAATGGATGAGGATGATGTCCTACAGGAGTGCAAGGCCCAGAACCACAAACTGGTTGACTTCTTGTTGAGACCACAGTGCATGGAAGACCTGGTCACCTTCATCACACAGGAACCCAGTACTGATGTTGAGGAGAAGGTTAAATACAA GTATCCAAACATATCATGCGAGCTGCTTACATCGGATGTGAGCCAGATAAATGACAGACTGGGAGAAGACGAAAAACTGCTGATGAAACTTTATGGCTTCCTCCAGAATGTGCCACCACTCAACCCACTCCTGGCCAGTTTCTTCTCCAAGGTTCTGTCTATTCTTATAGGACGCAAGCCTGAACAG ATTGTCGATTTTCTGCGGAAGCGGGAGGACTTTGTAGACTTGATGATCAAACACATTGGGACATCTGCTATCATGGACCTGCTGCTCCGAATGCTCACCTGCATTGAACCACAACAGCTACGACAGGATGTTCTCAAC TGGCTAAATGAGGAGAAGGTCATTCAGAGACTAGTTGACATGGTACAGCCCTCTCAAGATGAGGAT agacaCTCGAATGCCTCCCAGTCACTGTGTGAGATTATCAGACTGAGCAGAGATCAGATGTTTCAGGTCCAGGGCTGCTCAGAGCCTGATCCACTTCTGGCTACACTTGAAAA GCAGGAGACTGTGGAGCAACTGCTATCAAATATCTTTGACAAGGAAAAGAACGAGTCTGCAATTGTCAGTGTTATCCAGATCCTCCTTACATTGTTTGAGACAAGGAGACCAGC GTTTGAGGGTCATATGGAGTGTCCCCCAGGGATGTCCCATCCTTCATTTTCAGTCAACCACAGTATCCTAGAGGCTGTGAGACCTCGACTGAAAGACTTTCACCAGCTGCTACTGGAACCTCCAAAG AAGAATGTGATGAAGACAACGTGGGGAGTGCTGGACCCCCCAGTGGGCAACACTAGGCTTAATGTTGTCAGACTGGTGGCCAGTCTCTtgcagagcaacacacacagcatcaacaCAGAACTCATTAACCTCAACACGCTGGAAGTCATACTA GACATGTATTTCAAATATATCTGGAACAACTTCCTCCACATTCAGGTGGAGATCTGCACAGCCATGATTCTGGCTATGCCCCCTGCCCCTACTGATGTCCAgccaaacacagagcaggaaCATACCAGAGAAAGCATCCTCATCAAACAT ctgtTTCAAAAGTGCCAGTTTATACAGAGAATCGTAGATGCCTGGAGCTCCAATGAGAAAGAACA GGCTGAAGGTGGTCGGCGACGAGGCTATATGGGTCACCTTACCAGAATAGCCAACTCTATTGTGCATAACTGTGACAAAGGCCCTAATGGACCACAGATACAACAACTTATCTCAG AGCTcccagcagaggacagagagaaatgggagGCATTTATTTCTGGGCAGCTGGCTGACACCAACAAGAGGAACACTGTTGACCTG GTGAATACACACCACATCCATTCGTCCAGTGATGATGAGGTGGACTTCAAGGACAGTGGCTTTCACCAGGACTCTTCTCTACAACAA GCCTTTTCTGATTATCAGATGCAACAAATGACGTCCAATTTTATTGAGCAGTTCGGCTTCAATGACGAAGAGTTTGCTGATCAGGACGATGTTGTGGA TATTCCCTTTGATAGAATATCAGACATCAATTTTTCACTGAATACAAATGAAAGT GCGAACATAGCTTTGTTTGAAGCTCGCTGCAAGGAGAAAATCCAGCAGTTTGAAGATGCCGGTTCAGATGAAGACGATATCTGGGACGAAAAAGATGTCCCCTTCGCCCCAGAGACTCAGAGACGCCCCAG gAGTTCAGGCAGTACAGACAGCGAGGAGAGCACTGActcggaggaggaggatgggaagAGGGATCCATTTGAATCTTCTAACCCCAGCACCGATGACAGGATGGAGGTTGACACAG gGCCGGTGTGGACAGCCAACTTTGATGATATACCCATGGACACAGGGACATCCGCACCTCCACCCTCCAACCCTGCTGCGTCatctcccttttcctcctccacctctacAACAGATGCCCTCTCTGAGGCAACATGGAACACCTCTCCAGCTGCAAACTCCAACTCTGAAACAGGCTGGGCAGACTTCTCCAATTTCACCCCTGTTAG cccTAAAGACCCACTAAGGTGCAACTCACCAGTTGCAATGGAGACCAGCATCGGGACTATGGACCCTCTTGGGGTCAATGCACCTATGCAGCCTGAAG ACTGTGATGGCTGGTTGGGAAGCAGTGTGGCTTGTTCCTCCATTTCGTCTAAGGATTGTGGGAGATCTAAAGCAGAGCAGGAAATGGCCTGTTGTGAGCAACGTAGCATCACAGAGACCGTCATCAATGGCTGTATGAAAGAAACTGTGAGCCTTACTGTTGATGCCAAGACTGAGACCGCCGTCTTCAAGAG
- the ppp6r3 gene encoding serine/threonine-protein phosphatase 6 regulatory subunit 3 isoform X6, translated as MFWKFDLHTTSHIDTLLEKEDVTLTEVMDEDDVLQECKAQNHKLVDFLLRPQCMEDLVTFITQEPSTDVEEKVKYKYPNISCELLTSDVSQINDRLGEDEKLLMKLYGFLQNVPPLNPLLASFFSKVLSILIGRKPEQIVDFLRKREDFVDLMIKHIGTSAIMDLLLRMLTCIEPQQLRQDVLNWLNEEKVIQRLVDMVQPSQDEDRHSNASQSLCEIIRLSRDQMFQVQGCSEPDPLLATLEKQETVEQLLSNIFDKEKNESAIVSVIQILLTLFETRRPAFEGHMECPPGMSHPSFSVNHSILEAVRPRLKDFHQLLLEPPKKNVMKTTWGVLDPPVGNTRLNVVRLVASLLQSNTHSINTELINLNTLEVILDMYFKYIWNNFLHIQVEICTAMILAMPPAPTDVQPNTEQEHTRESILIKHLFQKCQFIQRIVDAWSSNEKEQAEGGRRRGYMGHLTRIANSIVHNCDKGPNGPQIQQLISELPAEDREKWEAFISGQLADTNKRNTVDLVNTHHIHSSSDDEVDFKDSGFHQDSSLQQAFSDYQMQQMTSNFIEQFGFNDEEFADQDDVVDIPFDRISDINFSLNTNESANIALFEARCKEKIQQFEDAGSDEDDIWDEKDVPFAPETQRRPRSSGSTDSEESTDSEEEDGKRDPFESSNPSTDDRMEVDTGPVWTANFDDIPMDTGTSAPPPSNPAASSPFSSSTSTTDALSEATWNTSPAANSNSETGWADFSNFTPVSPKDPLRCNSPVAMETSIGTMDPLGVNAPMQPEDCDGWLGSSVACSSISSKDCGRSKAEQEMACCEQRSITETVINGCMKETVSLTVDAKTETAVFKSSDKCRSTVELPNGPLEETSPLEEAKPDQSVGSSEPAVNGPA; from the exons ATGTTTTGGAAATTTGACCTTCACACCACATCCCACATCGACACATTGCTAGAGAAGGAGGATGTGACGCTGACAGAGGTAATGGATGAGGATGATGTCCTACAGGAGTGCAAGGCCCAGAACCACAAACTGGTTGACTTCTTGTTGAGACCACAGTGCATGGAAGACCTGGTCACCTTCATCACACAGGAACCCAGTACTGATGTTGAGGAGAAGGTTAAATACAA GTATCCAAACATATCATGCGAGCTGCTTACATCGGATGTGAGCCAGATAAATGACAGACTGGGAGAAGACGAAAAACTGCTGATGAAACTTTATGGCTTCCTCCAGAATGTGCCACCACTCAACCCACTCCTGGCCAGTTTCTTCTCCAAGGTTCTGTCTATTCTTATAGGACGCAAGCCTGAACAG ATTGTCGATTTTCTGCGGAAGCGGGAGGACTTTGTAGACTTGATGATCAAACACATTGGGACATCTGCTATCATGGACCTGCTGCTCCGAATGCTCACCTGCATTGAACCACAACAGCTACGACAGGATGTTCTCAAC TGGCTAAATGAGGAGAAGGTCATTCAGAGACTAGTTGACATGGTACAGCCCTCTCAAGATGAGGAT agacaCTCGAATGCCTCCCAGTCACTGTGTGAGATTATCAGACTGAGCAGAGATCAGATGTTTCAGGTCCAGGGCTGCTCAGAGCCTGATCCACTTCTGGCTACACTTGAAAA GCAGGAGACTGTGGAGCAACTGCTATCAAATATCTTTGACAAGGAAAAGAACGAGTCTGCAATTGTCAGTGTTATCCAGATCCTCCTTACATTGTTTGAGACAAGGAGACCAGC GTTTGAGGGTCATATGGAGTGTCCCCCAGGGATGTCCCATCCTTCATTTTCAGTCAACCACAGTATCCTAGAGGCTGTGAGACCTCGACTGAAAGACTTTCACCAGCTGCTACTGGAACCTCCAAAG AAGAATGTGATGAAGACAACGTGGGGAGTGCTGGACCCCCCAGTGGGCAACACTAGGCTTAATGTTGTCAGACTGGTGGCCAGTCTCTtgcagagcaacacacacagcatcaacaCAGAACTCATTAACCTCAACACGCTGGAAGTCATACTA GACATGTATTTCAAATATATCTGGAACAACTTCCTCCACATTCAGGTGGAGATCTGCACAGCCATGATTCTGGCTATGCCCCCTGCCCCTACTGATGTCCAgccaaacacagagcaggaaCATACCAGAGAAAGCATCCTCATCAAACAT ctgtTTCAAAAGTGCCAGTTTATACAGAGAATCGTAGATGCCTGGAGCTCCAATGAGAAAGAACA GGCTGAAGGTGGTCGGCGACGAGGCTATATGGGTCACCTTACCAGAATAGCCAACTCTATTGTGCATAACTGTGACAAAGGCCCTAATGGACCACAGATACAACAACTTATCTCAG AGCTcccagcagaggacagagagaaatgggagGCATTTATTTCTGGGCAGCTGGCTGACACCAACAAGAGGAACACTGTTGACCTG GTGAATACACACCACATCCATTCGTCCAGTGATGATGAGGTGGACTTCAAGGACAGTGGCTTTCACCAGGACTCTTCTCTACAACAA GCCTTTTCTGATTATCAGATGCAACAAATGACGTCCAATTTTATTGAGCAGTTCGGCTTCAATGACGAAGAGTTTGCTGATCAGGACGATGTTGTGGA TATTCCCTTTGATAGAATATCAGACATCAATTTTTCACTGAATACAAATGAAAGT GCGAACATAGCTTTGTTTGAAGCTCGCTGCAAGGAGAAAATCCAGCAGTTTGAAGATGCCGGTTCAGATGAAGACGATATCTGGGACGAAAAAGATGTCCCCTTCGCCCCAGAGACTCAGAGACGCCCCAG gAGTTCAGGCAGTACAGACAGCGAGGAGAGCACTGActcggaggaggaggatgggaagAGGGATCCATTTGAATCTTCTAACCCCAGCACCGATGACAGGATGGAGGTTGACACAG gGCCGGTGTGGACAGCCAACTTTGATGATATACCCATGGACACAGGGACATCCGCACCTCCACCCTCCAACCCTGCTGCGTCatctcccttttcctcctccacctctacAACAGATGCCCTCTCTGAGGCAACATGGAACACCTCTCCAGCTGCAAACTCCAACTCTGAAACAGGCTGGGCAGACTTCTCCAATTTCACCCCTGTTAG cccTAAAGACCCACTAAGGTGCAACTCACCAGTTGCAATGGAGACCAGCATCGGGACTATGGACCCTCTTGGGGTCAATGCACCTATGCAGCCTGAAG ACTGTGATGGCTGGTTGGGAAGCAGTGTGGCTTGTTCCTCCATTTCGTCTAAGGATTGTGGGAGATCTAAAGCAGAGCAGGAAATGGCCTGTTGTGAGCAACGTAGCATCACAGAGACCGTCATCAATGGCTGTATGAAAGAAACTGTGAGCCTTACTGTTGATGCCAAGACTGAGACCGCCGTCTTCAAGAG
- the ppp6r3 gene encoding serine/threonine-protein phosphatase 6 regulatory subunit 3 isoform X7, with the protein MFWKFDLHTTSHIDTLLEKEDVTLTEVMDEDDVLQECKAQNHKLVDFLLRPQCMEDLVTFITQEPSTDVEEKVKYKYPNISCELLTSDVSQINDRLGEDEKLLMKLYGFLQNVPPLNPLLASFFSKVLSILIGRKPEQIVDFLRKREDFVDLMIKHIGTSAIMDLLLRMLTCIEPQQLRQDVLNWLNEEKVIQRLVDMVQPSQDEDRHSNASQSLCEIIRLSRDQMFQVQGCSEPDPLLATLEKQETVEQLLSNIFDKEKNESAIVSVIQILLTLFETRRPAFEGHMECPPGMSHPSFSVNHSILEAVRPRLKDFHQLLLEPPKKNVMKTTWGVLDPPVGNTRLNVVRLVASLLQSNTHSINTELINLNTLEVILDMYFKYIWNNFLHIQVEICTAMILAMPPAPTDVQPNTEQEHTRESILIKHLFQKCQFIQRIVDAWSSNEKEQAEGGRRRGYMGHLTRIANSIVHNCDKGPNGPQIQQLISELPAEDREKWEAFISGQLADTNKRNTVDLVNTHHIHSSSDDEVDFKDSGFHQDSSLQQAFSDYQMQQMTSNFIEQFGFNDEEFADQDDVVDIPFDRISDINFSLNTNESANIALFEARCKEKIQQFEDAGSDEDDIWDEKDVPFAPETQRRPRSSGSTDSEESTDSEEEDGKRDPFESSNPSTDDRMEVDTGPVWTANFDDIPMDTGTSAPPPSNPAASSPFSSSTSTTDALSEATWNTSPAANSNSETGWADFSNFTPVSPKDPLRCNSPVAMETSIGTMDPLGVNAPMQPEDCDGWLGSSVACSSISSKDCGRSKAEQEMACCEQRSITETVINGCMKETVSLTVDAKTETAVFKSDKCRSTVELPNGPLEETSPLEEAKPDQSVGSSEPAVNGPA; encoded by the exons ATGTTTTGGAAATTTGACCTTCACACCACATCCCACATCGACACATTGCTAGAGAAGGAGGATGTGACGCTGACAGAGGTAATGGATGAGGATGATGTCCTACAGGAGTGCAAGGCCCAGAACCACAAACTGGTTGACTTCTTGTTGAGACCACAGTGCATGGAAGACCTGGTCACCTTCATCACACAGGAACCCAGTACTGATGTTGAGGAGAAGGTTAAATACAA GTATCCAAACATATCATGCGAGCTGCTTACATCGGATGTGAGCCAGATAAATGACAGACTGGGAGAAGACGAAAAACTGCTGATGAAACTTTATGGCTTCCTCCAGAATGTGCCACCACTCAACCCACTCCTGGCCAGTTTCTTCTCCAAGGTTCTGTCTATTCTTATAGGACGCAAGCCTGAACAG ATTGTCGATTTTCTGCGGAAGCGGGAGGACTTTGTAGACTTGATGATCAAACACATTGGGACATCTGCTATCATGGACCTGCTGCTCCGAATGCTCACCTGCATTGAACCACAACAGCTACGACAGGATGTTCTCAAC TGGCTAAATGAGGAGAAGGTCATTCAGAGACTAGTTGACATGGTACAGCCCTCTCAAGATGAGGAT agacaCTCGAATGCCTCCCAGTCACTGTGTGAGATTATCAGACTGAGCAGAGATCAGATGTTTCAGGTCCAGGGCTGCTCAGAGCCTGATCCACTTCTGGCTACACTTGAAAA GCAGGAGACTGTGGAGCAACTGCTATCAAATATCTTTGACAAGGAAAAGAACGAGTCTGCAATTGTCAGTGTTATCCAGATCCTCCTTACATTGTTTGAGACAAGGAGACCAGC GTTTGAGGGTCATATGGAGTGTCCCCCAGGGATGTCCCATCCTTCATTTTCAGTCAACCACAGTATCCTAGAGGCTGTGAGACCTCGACTGAAAGACTTTCACCAGCTGCTACTGGAACCTCCAAAG AAGAATGTGATGAAGACAACGTGGGGAGTGCTGGACCCCCCAGTGGGCAACACTAGGCTTAATGTTGTCAGACTGGTGGCCAGTCTCTtgcagagcaacacacacagcatcaacaCAGAACTCATTAACCTCAACACGCTGGAAGTCATACTA GACATGTATTTCAAATATATCTGGAACAACTTCCTCCACATTCAGGTGGAGATCTGCACAGCCATGATTCTGGCTATGCCCCCTGCCCCTACTGATGTCCAgccaaacacagagcaggaaCATACCAGAGAAAGCATCCTCATCAAACAT ctgtTTCAAAAGTGCCAGTTTATACAGAGAATCGTAGATGCCTGGAGCTCCAATGAGAAAGAACA GGCTGAAGGTGGTCGGCGACGAGGCTATATGGGTCACCTTACCAGAATAGCCAACTCTATTGTGCATAACTGTGACAAAGGCCCTAATGGACCACAGATACAACAACTTATCTCAG AGCTcccagcagaggacagagagaaatgggagGCATTTATTTCTGGGCAGCTGGCTGACACCAACAAGAGGAACACTGTTGACCTG GTGAATACACACCACATCCATTCGTCCAGTGATGATGAGGTGGACTTCAAGGACAGTGGCTTTCACCAGGACTCTTCTCTACAACAA GCCTTTTCTGATTATCAGATGCAACAAATGACGTCCAATTTTATTGAGCAGTTCGGCTTCAATGACGAAGAGTTTGCTGATCAGGACGATGTTGTGGA TATTCCCTTTGATAGAATATCAGACATCAATTTTTCACTGAATACAAATGAAAGT GCGAACATAGCTTTGTTTGAAGCTCGCTGCAAGGAGAAAATCCAGCAGTTTGAAGATGCCGGTTCAGATGAAGACGATATCTGGGACGAAAAAGATGTCCCCTTCGCCCCAGAGACTCAGAGACGCCCCAG gAGTTCAGGCAGTACAGACAGCGAGGAGAGCACTGActcggaggaggaggatgggaagAGGGATCCATTTGAATCTTCTAACCCCAGCACCGATGACAGGATGGAGGTTGACACAG gGCCGGTGTGGACAGCCAACTTTGATGATATACCCATGGACACAGGGACATCCGCACCTCCACCCTCCAACCCTGCTGCGTCatctcccttttcctcctccacctctacAACAGATGCCCTCTCTGAGGCAACATGGAACACCTCTCCAGCTGCAAACTCCAACTCTGAAACAGGCTGGGCAGACTTCTCCAATTTCACCCCTGTTAG cccTAAAGACCCACTAAGGTGCAACTCACCAGTTGCAATGGAGACCAGCATCGGGACTATGGACCCTCTTGGGGTCAATGCACCTATGCAGCCTGAAG ACTGTGATGGCTGGTTGGGAAGCAGTGTGGCTTGTTCCTCCATTTCGTCTAAGGATTGTGGGAGATCTAAAGCAGAGCAGGAAATGGCCTGTTGTGAGCAACGTAGCATCACAGAGACCGTCATCAATGGCTGTATGAAAGAAACTGTGAGCCTTACTGTTGATGCCAAGACTGAGACCGCCGTCTTCAAGAG
- the ppp6r3 gene encoding serine/threonine-protein phosphatase 6 regulatory subunit 3 isoform X3 produces MFWKFDLHTTSHIDTLLEKEDVTLTEVMDEDDVLQECKAQNHKLVDFLLRPQCMEDLVTFITQEPSTDVEEKVKYKYPNISCELLTSDVSQINDRLGEDEKLLMKLYGFLQNVPPLNPLLASFFSKVLSILIGRKPEQIVDFLRKREDFVDLMIKHIGTSAIMDLLLRMLTCIEPQQLRQDVLNWLNEEKVIQRLVDMVQPSQDEDRHSNASQSLCEIIRLSRDQMFQVQGCSEPDPLLATLEKQETVEQLLSNIFDKEKNESAIVSVIQILLTLFETRRPAFEGHMECPPGMSHPSFSVNHSILEAVRPRLKDFHQLLLEPPKKNVMKTTWGVLDPPVGNTRLNVVRLVASLLQSNTHSINTELINLNTLEVILDMYFKYIWNNFLHIQVEICTAMILAMPPAPTDVQPNTEQEHTRESILIKHLFQKCQFIQRIVDAWSSNEKEQAEGGRRRGYMGHLTRIANSIVHNCDKGPNGPQIQQLISELPAEDREKWEAFISGQLADTNKRNTVDLVNTHHIHSSSDDEVDFKDSGFHQDSSLQQAFSDYQMQQMTSNFIEQFGFNDEEFADQDDVVDIPFDRISDINFSLNTNESANIALFEARCKEKIQQFEDAGSDEDDIWDEKDVPFAPETQRRPSSGSTDSEESTDSEEEDGKRDPFESSNPSTDDRMEVDTGPVWTANFDDIPMDTGTSAPPPSNPAASSPFSSSTSTTDALSEATWNTSPAANSNSETGWADFSNFTPVSPKDPLRCNSPVAMETSIGTMDPLGVNAPMQPEDCDGWLGSSVACSSISSKDCGRSKAEQEMACCEQRSITETVINGCMKETVSLTVDAKTETAVFKSDEENIASSEKYSLVECVDLERTGINCLATACSTKTGSDKCRSTVELPNGPLEETSPLEEAKPDQSVGSSEPAVNGPA; encoded by the exons ATGTTTTGGAAATTTGACCTTCACACCACATCCCACATCGACACATTGCTAGAGAAGGAGGATGTGACGCTGACAGAGGTAATGGATGAGGATGATGTCCTACAGGAGTGCAAGGCCCAGAACCACAAACTGGTTGACTTCTTGTTGAGACCACAGTGCATGGAAGACCTGGTCACCTTCATCACACAGGAACCCAGTACTGATGTTGAGGAGAAGGTTAAATACAA GTATCCAAACATATCATGCGAGCTGCTTACATCGGATGTGAGCCAGATAAATGACAGACTGGGAGAAGACGAAAAACTGCTGATGAAACTTTATGGCTTCCTCCAGAATGTGCCACCACTCAACCCACTCCTGGCCAGTTTCTTCTCCAAGGTTCTGTCTATTCTTATAGGACGCAAGCCTGAACAG ATTGTCGATTTTCTGCGGAAGCGGGAGGACTTTGTAGACTTGATGATCAAACACATTGGGACATCTGCTATCATGGACCTGCTGCTCCGAATGCTCACCTGCATTGAACCACAACAGCTACGACAGGATGTTCTCAAC TGGCTAAATGAGGAGAAGGTCATTCAGAGACTAGTTGACATGGTACAGCCCTCTCAAGATGAGGAT agacaCTCGAATGCCTCCCAGTCACTGTGTGAGATTATCAGACTGAGCAGAGATCAGATGTTTCAGGTCCAGGGCTGCTCAGAGCCTGATCCACTTCTGGCTACACTTGAAAA GCAGGAGACTGTGGAGCAACTGCTATCAAATATCTTTGACAAGGAAAAGAACGAGTCTGCAATTGTCAGTGTTATCCAGATCCTCCTTACATTGTTTGAGACAAGGAGACCAGC GTTTGAGGGTCATATGGAGTGTCCCCCAGGGATGTCCCATCCTTCATTTTCAGTCAACCACAGTATCCTAGAGGCTGTGAGACCTCGACTGAAAGACTTTCACCAGCTGCTACTGGAACCTCCAAAG AAGAATGTGATGAAGACAACGTGGGGAGTGCTGGACCCCCCAGTGGGCAACACTAGGCTTAATGTTGTCAGACTGGTGGCCAGTCTCTtgcagagcaacacacacagcatcaacaCAGAACTCATTAACCTCAACACGCTGGAAGTCATACTA GACATGTATTTCAAATATATCTGGAACAACTTCCTCCACATTCAGGTGGAGATCTGCACAGCCATGATTCTGGCTATGCCCCCTGCCCCTACTGATGTCCAgccaaacacagagcaggaaCATACCAGAGAAAGCATCCTCATCAAACAT ctgtTTCAAAAGTGCCAGTTTATACAGAGAATCGTAGATGCCTGGAGCTCCAATGAGAAAGAACA GGCTGAAGGTGGTCGGCGACGAGGCTATATGGGTCACCTTACCAGAATAGCCAACTCTATTGTGCATAACTGTGACAAAGGCCCTAATGGACCACAGATACAACAACTTATCTCAG AGCTcccagcagaggacagagagaaatgggagGCATTTATTTCTGGGCAGCTGGCTGACACCAACAAGAGGAACACTGTTGACCTG GTGAATACACACCACATCCATTCGTCCAGTGATGATGAGGTGGACTTCAAGGACAGTGGCTTTCACCAGGACTCTTCTCTACAACAA GCCTTTTCTGATTATCAGATGCAACAAATGACGTCCAATTTTATTGAGCAGTTCGGCTTCAATGACGAAGAGTTTGCTGATCAGGACGATGTTGTGGA TATTCCCTTTGATAGAATATCAGACATCAATTTTTCACTGAATACAAATGAAAGT GCGAACATAGCTTTGTTTGAAGCTCGCTGCAAGGAGAAAATCCAGCAGTTTGAAGATGCCGGTTCAGATGAAGACGATATCTGGGACGAAAAAGATGTCCCCTTCGCCCCAGAGACTCAGAGACGCCCCAG TTCAGGCAGTACAGACAGCGAGGAGAGCACTGActcggaggaggaggatgggaagAGGGATCCATTTGAATCTTCTAACCCCAGCACCGATGACAGGATGGAGGTTGACACAG gGCCGGTGTGGACAGCCAACTTTGATGATATACCCATGGACACAGGGACATCCGCACCTCCACCCTCCAACCCTGCTGCGTCatctcccttttcctcctccacctctacAACAGATGCCCTCTCTGAGGCAACATGGAACACCTCTCCAGCTGCAAACTCCAACTCTGAAACAGGCTGGGCAGACTTCTCCAATTTCACCCCTGTTAG cccTAAAGACCCACTAAGGTGCAACTCACCAGTTGCAATGGAGACCAGCATCGGGACTATGGACCCTCTTGGGGTCAATGCACCTATGCAGCCTGAAG ACTGTGATGGCTGGTTGGGAAGCAGTGTGGCTTGTTCCTCCATTTCGTCTAAGGATTGTGGGAGATCTAAAGCAGAGCAGGAAATGGCCTGTTGTGAGCAACGTAGCATCACAGAGACCGTCATCAATGGCTGTATGAAAGAAACTGTGAGCCTTACTGTTGATGCCAAGACTGAGACCGCCGTCTTCAAGAG